From Pararge aegeria chromosome 9, ilParAegt1.1, whole genome shotgun sequence, the proteins below share one genomic window:
- the LOC120626245 gene encoding signal recognition particle 19 kDa protein, whose product MTAVITSWSPDKKHSDVERWICIYPAYLNNKKTLAQGRRLPKDICIENPTHQEIRDVLFSTGLRIGVENKLYPRERSKEMLYRGRIRVEIKNDDGKPIKEEYPTRESVMKFIVESIPKLKTRQNRPADQQPQSVQQGTNKAKGKKGRR is encoded by the exons ATGACAGCAGTGATTACATCTTGGAGCCCAGATAAGAAGCATAGTGATGTTGAAAG ATGGATTTGCATATATCCAGCCTATCTGAACAATAAGAAGACTTTGGCTCAAGGCCGACGTCTACCTAAAGACATATGTATAGAAAATCCTACTCACCAAGAAATAAGAGATGTTTTATTTTCTACTGGATTACGTATTGGagttgaaaataaactttatccaCGTGAGAGGAGTAag GAAATGTTATATAGAGGTCGGATTCGTGTTGAGATAAAGAATGATGATGGAAAGCCTATCAAGGAGGAATATCCAACAAGAGAATCTGTCATGAAGTTCATTGTTGAATCTATTCCTAAGCTGAAAACTCGTCAAAACag ACCTGCTGATCAACAACCTCAATCTGTTCAACAAGGAACTAACAAAGCAAAGGGAAAGAAAGGTCGCAGATAA
- the LOC120626244 gene encoding uncharacterized protein LOC120626244: MEIRHFYIYIFSFVLIKTYLEAKPVSLNDIIAAEEQAALSTTSKSAKRKTLTGTHIQTQTKKSSPLKFRQTFQIESPSLPKKFKTSQKSRYKRKYLTKKREINDNDGIIQKYIPLLKNLRLLVDNILASGSSETYEPREKKFKRNHSTVNERASVACTCERKSDSDSTSRPQEKTIKTTTALTTEIPNEIVTATIATTTPAFTSINDNVRRIGWNKNVPVLSTRNSTSVWRNDSGFGQRRSSSFNGSIEGYIPRNNGNNECDTRDETWPHTENYEEYTNSYPRNDAGRDGSSERVHGFGIESRDTELNRGTSKIEESALPGNKTFEDDTRYLLEHKREMEYKIRRDETESSISIPELASRLRGFDSQEKVTAIRTTETNKEAFIQNSTSDKQFPYRNGPFTAENQEVRTAHKAIGPKHILPNSTYPVGKVVMIFDGYSVAKDVNGDNKLTEKAIHIHKSGS; encoded by the exons ATGGAAATAcgacatttttacatttatatttttagttttgttctAATAAAAACAT ATCTCGAAGCCAAACCTGTTTCACTAAACGACATCATAGCGGCAGAAGAGCAAGCCGCTCTTTCTACTACCAGCAAATCAGCAAAACGCAAAACTTTAACAG GTACTCATATACAAACTCAAACAAAGAAAAGCTCACCATTGAAATTCCGACAAACTTTTCAAATTGAATCACCGTCGCTACCGAAGAAATTTAAAACATCCCAAAAATCGCGGTATAAACGAAAATATTTGAcgaaaaaaagagaaattaaTGACAATGACGGAATTATACAGAAATACATTCCCTTGCTTAAAAATCTTAGGCTGCTTGTTGATAACATTCTTGCTTCAGGGTCAAGCGAAACCTACGAGCCACgagaaaaaaagtttaaaagaaaTCATTCTACTGTCAATGAAAGAGCCAGTGTTGCATGCACCTGTGAACGTAAATCCGATTCAGATTCCACATCGCGTCCGCAGGAAAAGACAATTAAAACTACCACGGCTCTTACCACTGAGATCCCGAACGAGATTGTCACCGCTACCATTGCTACCACCACGCCGGCCTTTACTTCTATCAATGATAACGTCCGCCGTATCGGATGGAATAAGAACGTACCCGTACTATCTACAAGAAATTCCACTAGCGTTTGGAGAAACGATAGTGGATTCGGTCAGAGACGCAGCTCCTCATTTAACGGAAGCATTGAAGGATATATCCCCAGGAATAATGGAAATAATGAATGTGATACCAGAGACGAAACGTGGCCCCATACAGAAAATTATGAAGAATATACCAACAGTTATCCACGAAACGATGCAGGTCGCGATGGATCCAGTGAGCGAGTACACGGATTCGGAATCGAGTCCCGAGATACAGAGCTTAATAGAGGAACCAGCAAAATTGAAGAATCCGCGTTACCGGGAAATAAAACCTTTGAAGACGATACAAGATACCTACTTGAACACAAAAGAGAAATGGAATACAAAATTAGAAGAGACGAAACAGAAAGCTCAATATCTATACCAGAACTTGCTTCAAGATTACGAGGATTTGACTCCCAAGAAAAGGTCACGGCAATTCGAACAACCGAAACTAATAAAGAAGCCTTCATACAAAATAGCACCAGCGATAAACAATTCCCTTACAGAAATGGCCCATTTACCGCAGAAAATCAAGAAGTTCGTACAGCACATAAAGCAATAGGACCAAAACACATTTTGCCAAATTCAACATATCCAGTGGGTAAAGTTGTTATGATTTTTGATGGATACAGTGTTGCAAAAGATGTTAACGGCGATAACAAACTGACTGAAAAAGCTATCCACATCCATAAATCAGGTTCATAA